A DNA window from Nocardia higoensis contains the following coding sequences:
- a CDS encoding ParA family protein — MSRAIAIALQKGGVGKTTTTINLGAQLAALGRKVLLIDMDQQAHTTKGLGITLGADDATMFEVLHPDREMRVPLAEIIRPTAFGVDVAPAHLAMRRHERSGLGSGGQLRLARQLDELEGYDYVLLDCPPALGELTAAALAAADDVLAVLKAGSDEVDGLIELGNSVGDAQETFNADLDIRYVLLTDFDGQPVASRNVRDLLLRDWGEWNNGGAYLGEIPHTVRVVEAKGLQIPIHVHAPTSSAAVAYKDAALRLDERINAS, encoded by the coding sequence ATGAGCCGTGCCATCGCGATCGCGCTGCAGAAAGGTGGTGTCGGCAAGACGACCACCACGATCAACCTCGGCGCGCAGCTGGCCGCTCTCGGCCGCAAAGTCTTGTTGATCGACATGGACCAGCAGGCGCACACGACCAAGGGCCTGGGCATCACCCTCGGCGCTGATGACGCGACCATGTTCGAGGTGCTGCACCCTGACCGCGAGATGCGCGTCCCGCTGGCCGAGATCATCCGGCCCACCGCGTTCGGCGTGGATGTCGCTCCGGCGCACCTGGCTATGCGCAGGCACGAGCGCAGCGGCCTCGGATCGGGCGGGCAGCTGCGTCTCGCGCGCCAGCTCGACGAGCTCGAGGGCTACGACTACGTGCTGTTGGACTGCCCGCCGGCACTCGGCGAGCTGACCGCGGCCGCGCTCGCCGCAGCCGATGACGTGCTCGCGGTCCTCAAGGCCGGTTCCGATGAGGTCGACGGCCTGATCGAGCTGGGCAACTCGGTCGGCGACGCACAGGAGACGTTCAACGCCGATCTCGATATCCGGTACGTGCTGCTGACCGACTTCGACGGACAGCCCGTCGCCTCGCGCAACGTGCGTGACCTCCTGCTGCGCGACTGGGGCGAATGGAACAACGGCGGGGCCTACCTGGGCGAGATCCCGCACACGGTCCGCGTGGTGGAAGCCAAGGGCCTGCAAATACCGATCCACGTCCACGCCCCCACCTCCAGCGCCGCGGTCGCCTACAAGGACGCGGCCCTCCGACTCGACG